The following proteins are encoded in a genomic region of Mycobacterium kiyosense:
- a CDS encoding hypothetical protein (frameshifted, deletion at around 3686113;~possible pseudo due to internal stop codon), producing the protein MRRTAVATLTEHTPDGYGPALLAALDDADASVRRTAAEGVRELVEVLPDPAQARGHLDSPDRVVRAAAVYLLAARRAGEPDLYRRALADDDHRVRIEAVHALVSVDDAAGVIAATGDENREVRIAAAAGLATLRDCPDTGRAAGRLIADPDPLVRAAALTAIGKIGCSTEDLGQVEQALRAPAWQVREGTARALAGAGAEFAVPRLADALGDAHLDVRKAAVLSLTRWSDQSAARHALGIALKDNDADVRAYARLALDMAG; encoded by the coding sequence GTGCGGCGCACCGCGGTGGCCACGCTGACCGAGCACACGCCCGACGGCTACGGACCAGCGCTGCTGGCCGCGCTGGACGACGCCGACGCTTCGGTGCGCCGCACCGCCGCCGAGGGAGTCCGGGAGCTGGTCGAGGTGCTGCCCGACCCGGCGCAGGCCCGTGGTCACCTGGATTCGCCCGACCGGGTGGTGCGGGCGGCCGCAGTCTATCTGTTGGCCGCGCGGCGCGCCGGTGAGCCGGACTTGTACCGCCGGGCCCTCGCCGACGACGATCACCGGGTGCGCATCGAGGCGGTGCACGCACTGGTGTCGGTGGACGACGCCGCCGGGGTGATCGCCGCCACCGGCGACGAGAACCGCGAGGTCCGCATCGCCGCGGCCGCCGGCCTGGCGACGCTGCGCGACTGCCCCGACACCGGCCGGGCCGCAGGCCGGCTGATCGCCGACCCCGACCCGCTGGTGCGCGCCGCGGCCTTGACCGCCATCGGCAAAATCGGTTGTAGCACAGAAGATTTGGGGCAGGTCGAGCAGGCCCTGCGGGCACCGGCCTGGCAGGTCCGCGAAGGCACGGCGCGGGCCCTGGCGGGGGCCGGCGCCGAGTTCGCGGTGCCGCGGCTGGCAGATGCATTGGGCGACGCGCATCTGGACGTCCGAAAAGCGGCCGTGCTCAGCCTGACTCGCTGGTCCGACCAGAGCGCCGCCCGGCATGCGCTGGGTATCGCGCTGAAGGACAACGACGCCGACGTGCGCGCCTACGCCCGGTTGGCGCTGGACATGGCCGGATAG
- a CDS encoding hypothetical protein (frameshifted, deletion at around 3686113), whose protein sequence is MMQIPDVQPQVRLDCDVLVIGGGTAGTMAALTAAEHGAQVLLLEKAHVRHSGALAMGMDGVNNAVIPGKAEPEDYVAEITRANDGIVNQRTVYQTATRGFAMVQRLERYGVKFEKDSHGEYAVRRVHRSGSYVLPMPEGKDVKKALYRVLRQRSMREKIRIENRLMPVRVLVADGRAVGAAALHTRTGEFVAVGAKAVILATGACGRLGLPASGYLYGTYENPTNAGDGYSMAYHAGAELSGIECFQVNPLIKDYNGPACAYVANPFGGYQVNADGERFVDSDYWSGQMMAEVKSEIDSARGPIYLKVSHLPDETLTALENILHTTERPTRGTFHANRGHDYRTHDIEMHISEIGLCSGHSASGVWVDEHARTTVPGLYAAGDLACVPHNYMIGAFVFGDLAGADAASSVLEVAAPQQLPSEQLREAHELIYRPLRHPDGPPQPQVEYKLRRFVNDYVAPPKSAAKLSIAVRTFERMRDEIAAMGARTPHELMRAVEVSFIRDCAEMAARSSLTRTESRWGLYHDRADLPGRDDSQWGYHLNLCKGPGGDMLFRKRPVAPYFVSVPELDGLPPADQRELDVQEPALVGGQAPATTRSRITAAPAVEPPSPRIAAVLALDEPTTETLADYLTDPDPGCGAPRWPR, encoded by the coding sequence ATGATGCAGATCCCGGACGTGCAACCGCAGGTGCGGCTGGATTGTGACGTGCTGGTGATCGGTGGCGGCACCGCGGGCACCATGGCGGCGCTGACCGCGGCCGAGCACGGCGCCCAGGTGCTGCTGTTGGAGAAGGCGCATGTGCGGCACTCGGGCGCGTTGGCGATGGGCATGGACGGGGTGAACAACGCCGTCATCCCCGGCAAGGCCGAACCGGAGGACTACGTCGCCGAGATCACCCGGGCCAACGACGGAATCGTCAACCAGCGCACCGTATATCAGACCGCCACCCGCGGCTTCGCCATGGTGCAGCGGCTGGAACGTTACGGGGTCAAGTTCGAAAAGGACTCCCATGGCGAGTATGCGGTGCGCCGGGTGCACCGCTCGGGCTCCTATGTGCTGCCGATGCCCGAGGGCAAGGACGTCAAGAAGGCCTTGTACCGGGTGCTGCGGCAGCGCTCCATGCGGGAGAAGATCCGCATCGAGAACCGCCTGATGCCGGTCCGGGTCCTGGTCGCCGACGGCCGGGCCGTCGGCGCCGCCGCGTTGCACACCCGCACCGGCGAATTCGTCGCCGTCGGCGCCAAGGCGGTGATCCTGGCGACGGGTGCGTGCGGCCGGCTGGGTCTGCCCGCCTCGGGGTATTTGTACGGCACCTACGAGAACCCGACCAACGCCGGGGACGGCTACTCGATGGCCTATCACGCCGGCGCCGAGCTGTCCGGCATCGAGTGCTTCCAGGTCAACCCGCTGATCAAGGACTACAACGGCCCGGCCTGCGCGTACGTGGCCAACCCGTTCGGCGGGTACCAGGTCAACGCCGACGGAGAACGGTTCGTCGACTCCGACTACTGGTCGGGGCAGATGATGGCCGAGGTGAAATCCGAGATCGACTCCGCCCGCGGACCCATCTACCTGAAGGTGTCACACCTGCCCGACGAGACGCTGACCGCGCTGGAGAACATCCTGCACACCACCGAACGGCCCACCCGCGGCACGTTCCACGCGAACCGCGGCCACGACTACCGCACCCACGACATCGAGATGCATATCTCAGAAATCGGTTTGTGCAGTGGGCATTCCGCATCCGGGGTGTGGGTCGACGAGCATGCCCGCACCACGGTGCCGGGCCTGTACGCCGCCGGTGACCTGGCGTGCGTGCCGCACAACTACATGATCGGGGCGTTCGTCTTCGGCGATCTGGCCGGTGCCGATGCTGCCTCGTCCGTTTTGGAAGTTGCTGCACCACAACAACTCCCGTCCGAACAATTGCGAGAGGCGCACGAGTTGATCTACCGCCCGTTGCGCCATCCGGACGGGCCGCCGCAACCGCAGGTGGAGTACAAGCTGCGGCGCTTCGTCAACGACTATGTGGCGCCGCCGAAGTCGGCGGCCAAGCTGTCCATCGCGGTGCGCACCTTCGAGCGGATGCGCGACGAGATCGCCGCCATGGGTGCGCGCACCCCGCACGAGCTGATGCGCGCCGTCGAGGTGTCATTCATCCGCGACTGCGCCGAGATGGCCGCCCGGTCCTCGCTGACCCGGACCGAATCACGCTGGGGCCTCTACCATGACCGCGCCGACCTGCCCGGCCGCGACGACAGCCAGTGGGGCTATCACCTCAACCTGTGCAAGGGTCCCGGCGGGGACATGCTGTTCCGCAAGCGGCCGGTGGCGCCGTATTTCGTGTCGGTGCCCGAACTCGACGGCCTGCCGCCGGCCGACCAGCGGGAGCTCGACGTGCAGGAGCCCGCGCTGGTCGGCGGGCAGGCGCCGGCGACCACCCGGTCGCGGATCACCGCGGCGCCCGCGGTGGAGCCGCCCTCGCCGCGCATCGCCGCGGTGCTGGCGCTCGACGAGCCCACCACCGAAACGCTTGCCGACTACCTCACCGACCCCGATCCCGGGTGCGGCGCACCGCGGTGGCCACGCTGA
- a CDS encoding putative nitrate ABC transporter, ATP-binding protein has protein sequence MTPTSHAMSLELDRVRLSYTGEPVIDGLSLVVRPGEILVLTGPSGCGKSTVLRAVAGLLRPDAGRVLADGVEVTTTSGDRGMVFQDNALLPWRSVRSNIELALRLRGVPRAGRRAQAERWIAELGLGGFGDYLPKSLSGGMRQRVQLARGLAGAPRAVMMDEPFGALDTQTRSAMQRLLIDTWSSHPTTVVFVTHDVDEALLLGDRIAVLGKAGQPLRAVIDVPEPRVDTPRPALRAEIIAALDHSVVAA, from the coding sequence ATGACCCCGACGAGCCACGCGATGAGCCTGGAACTCGATCGAGTTCGATTGTCCTACACCGGAGAACCGGTCATCGACGGGCTGAGCCTGGTGGTGCGTCCGGGTGAGATCCTGGTGCTCACCGGACCGTCGGGTTGCGGCAAGTCCACCGTGCTGCGGGCGGTGGCGGGGTTGCTGCGGCCCGACGCCGGCCGGGTGCTGGCCGACGGCGTCGAGGTCACCACCACCTCGGGTGACCGCGGCATGGTGTTTCAGGACAACGCGCTGTTGCCCTGGCGCAGTGTGCGATCCAACATCGAACTCGCGCTGCGGCTGCGTGGTGTGCCGCGGGCCGGGCGGCGTGCGCAGGCCGAAAGGTGGATCGCCGAACTCGGGCTCGGCGGCTTCGGCGACTACCTGCCCAAGAGCCTGTCCGGCGGCATGCGGCAGCGCGTCCAGCTGGCCCGAGGTCTGGCCGGCGCGCCGCGGGCGGTGATGATGGACGAGCCGTTCGGCGCGCTGGACACCCAAACCCGTTCCGCCATGCAGAGATTGCTGATCGACACCTGGAGTTCCCATCCCACCACCGTGGTGTTCGTCACCCACGACGTGGACGAGGCGCTGTTGCTGGGTGATCGAATCGCGGTGCTGGGCAAGGCCGGACAACCGCTGCGCGCGGTCATCGATGTGCCCGAGCCGCGCGTCGACACGCCCCGTCCGGCGCTGCGTGCCGAGATCATCGCCGCGCTCGATCATTCGGTGGTGGCGGCATGA
- a CDS encoding putative nitrate ABC transporter, permease protein, with amino-acid sequence MTAELTDRVVGAVPAPVFVTLRRTRSPWRSRLLRLASVLAAVGLWQLLTAGKVRFWLRFDTLPTVTEITHAANRRLQTYEYWLDLAQSLLRILTGFGIAAVIGVATGVLLGRSKLFADTIGPLTELARPIPAIAMVPVAILLFPTDEAGIVFITFLAAFFPIMVSTRHAVRALPTLWEDSVRTLGGRRWEVLTQVVLPGILPGVFGGLSVGMGVAWICVISAEMISGRLGVGYRTWQDYTVLAYPQVFVGIITIGVLGFVTAAAVELLGRRVTRWLPRAQEEQR; translated from the coding sequence ATGACGGCCGAGTTGACCGACAGGGTGGTCGGGGCGGTCCCCGCCCCGGTCTTCGTGACGCTACGACGGACGCGCTCGCCGTGGCGGTCGCGGCTGCTGCGGCTGGCGTCGGTGCTCGCGGCGGTCGGGTTGTGGCAGCTGCTCACCGCCGGCAAGGTGCGGTTCTGGCTGCGGTTCGACACGCTGCCGACCGTCACCGAGATCACCCATGCGGCGAACCGCCGGCTGCAAACCTACGAGTACTGGCTGGATTTGGCGCAGTCCCTGCTGCGCATCCTGACCGGGTTCGGCATCGCCGCGGTGATCGGTGTCGCGACCGGGGTGCTGCTCGGGCGTTCGAAGTTGTTCGCCGACACCATCGGCCCGTTGACCGAGCTGGCCCGGCCCATCCCCGCTATCGCGATGGTGCCGGTGGCGATCCTGCTCTTTCCCACCGACGAAGCCGGGATCGTGTTCATCACGTTCCTGGCCGCCTTTTTCCCGATCATGGTCAGCACCCGTCACGCCGTGCGGGCGCTGCCCACGCTGTGGGAGGACTCGGTGCGCACCTTGGGCGGCCGGCGCTGGGAGGTGCTGACCCAGGTGGTGCTGCCCGGCATCCTGCCCGGCGTGTTCGGCGGCCTGTCGGTGGGCATGGGGGTGGCGTGGATCTGTGTGATCTCCGCGGAGATGATCTCCGGCCGGCTGGGGGTCGGATACCGCACCTGGCAGGACTACACGGTGCTGGCCTATCCGCAGGTGTTCGTCGGGATCATCACGATCGGCGTCCTCGGCTTCGTCACGGCCGCGGCAGTGGAACTTCTCGGCCGGCGGGTGACGCGCTGGCTACCGCGCGCGCAGGAGGAGCAAAGATGA
- a CDS encoding putative nitrate ABC transporter, periplasmic protein, whose product MKLRAALMSVVIVAATLSSGCSLESMADSAGVVNVVVGYQSKTINTVTAGTLLRAQGYLEHRLADITARTGTRYAVRWQDYDTGAPITAQMLAEKIDIGSMGDYPLLINGSKTQANPRARTELVSVTGYNPKGALNMVVVKPDSAATTLADLSGTKVSASVGSAGHGTLVRALAKDNVSGVDVLNQQPQVGASALESGQVQALSQFVAWPGLLVYQNKGKLLYDGAELDVPTLHGVVARRAYAGAHPEVLAAFLQAQLDATDFLNTRPLEAARIVAEASGLPQEVVYLYNGPGGTSFDATLKPSLVEALKGDVPYLKSIGDFADVDIDGFVQEEPLRAVFGARGLDYAAVRRRTTNPSALGGDPALASELWLDGAAATQPVASPTALLQAVRDATARGAKVRAAYVPDAELGTRWFADKAVWVRDGAVYRPFGTVAGARRYLAAHPGAVTVNYQQALGGSL is encoded by the coding sequence ATGAAACTCCGCGCCGCCCTTATGTCGGTGGTGATCGTGGCGGCGACCCTGAGTTCGGGCTGCTCATTGGAGTCGATGGCCGATTCCGCCGGGGTGGTCAACGTCGTCGTCGGCTACCAGTCCAAGACCATCAACACCGTCACCGCCGGCACCTTGCTGCGCGCCCAGGGCTACCTGGAGCACCGGCTGGCCGACATCACCGCCCGCACCGGAACCCGATACGCGGTGCGCTGGCAGGACTACGACACCGGCGCCCCGATCACCGCGCAGATGCTGGCCGAGAAGATCGACATCGGCTCGATGGGGGACTACCCCCTGCTGATCAACGGTTCCAAGACGCAGGCCAACCCCCGCGCGCGTACCGAGCTGGTCTCGGTCACCGGGTACAACCCCAAGGGCGCACTGAACATGGTTGTGGTGAAGCCTGATTCGGCTGCCACCACGCTTGCCGATTTGTCCGGCACGAAGGTGTCGGCCTCGGTGGGTTCGGCCGGCCACGGCACCTTGGTGCGAGCCCTGGCCAAGGACAACGTATCCGGAGTCGACGTGCTCAACCAGCAGCCGCAGGTGGGTGCCTCGGCCCTGGAATCCGGTCAGGTGCAAGCGCTTTCACAGTTCGTCGCGTGGCCGGGGCTGCTGGTCTACCAGAACAAGGGCAAATTGCTCTACGACGGGGCCGAACTGGATGTGCCGACCCTGCACGGTGTGGTGGCGCGGCGGGCCTACGCCGGCGCCCACCCCGAAGTGCTGGCGGCGTTCCTGCAGGCGCAACTGGACGCCACCGACTTCCTCAACACCAGGCCGCTGGAGGCCGCCCGCATCGTCGCCGAGGCCAGCGGGCTGCCACAGGAAGTGGTGTACCTCTACAACGGGCCCGGCGGTACCTCCTTCGACGCCACGCTGAAGCCGTCGTTGGTGGAGGCGCTCAAAGGCGATGTCCCGTACCTGAAGTCGATCGGCGATTTCGCCGACGTCGACATCGACGGTTTCGTGCAGGAGGAGCCGCTGCGTGCGGTGTTCGGCGCGCGCGGACTGGATTACGCGGCGGTGCGCCGGCGCACCACCAACCCGTCGGCTCTTGGCGGGGATCCCGCGCTGGCCAGTGAACTGTGGCTGGACGGCGCCGCCGCGACGCAGCCGGTGGCCAGTCCGACCGCCCTGTTGCAGGCGGTCCGGGATGCGACCGCCCGCGGCGCGAAAGTGCGCGCCGCCTACGTGCCCGACGCCGAGCTGGGCACCCGCTGGTTCGCCGACAAGGCGGTCTGGGTGCGCGACGGTGCCGTCTACCGCCCGTTCGGCACGGTGGCCGGGGCGCGGCGTTACCTGGCCGCGCACCCGGGCGCGGTGACGGTGAATTATCAACAGGCACTGGGAGGTTCGCTATGA
- a CDS encoding putative ferredoxin: MTLVSNNRADVPVTIDESLCIDGCTLCVEVCPLDALAINPDTGKAFMHVDECWYCGPCAARCPTGAVTVNMPYLLR, translated from the coding sequence TTGACACTGGTCAGCAACAACCGCGCCGACGTGCCGGTCACCATCGACGAGTCGCTGTGCATCGACGGTTGCACGCTGTGCGTCGAGGTCTGCCCGCTGGACGCGCTGGCGATCAACCCCGACACCGGCAAAGCGTTCATGCACGTCGACGAATGCTGGTACTGCGGGCCGTGCGCGGCCCGCTGTCCGACCGGCGCCGTCACCGTCAACATGCCCTATCTACTCCGCTAG
- a CDS encoding putative GntR-family transcriptional regulator translates to MAEAVPIQGARADRARRTADVLRQQIHAGAYADGLPAESELAAEFLVSRNTIREALGVLKNEGLIERGPKVGTHVAQRKYAHGLDALLGLKETFRNDGEVRNEVRVAMSVVAPPSVAHRLRLEPGAQAVFVERLRFLGNLPLSLDLTYLAPDIGAEVLKHRLETDDIFALIEQVSGQVLGSATLALEAIPADAHSAATLQVPDGAPLLMLERLTSLDDGRPVDLEYIRMRGDRITMRGNLIRSKP, encoded by the coding sequence GTGGCCGAAGCAGTACCGATCCAGGGAGCCCGGGCCGACCGGGCCCGGCGCACCGCCGACGTGTTGCGTCAGCAGATCCACGCCGGCGCCTACGCCGACGGCTTGCCGGCGGAGAGCGAACTGGCCGCCGAATTCCTGGTGTCGCGCAACACCATTCGCGAGGCGCTCGGCGTACTGAAGAACGAAGGGCTGATCGAACGCGGACCCAAAGTGGGAACCCATGTCGCGCAACGGAAGTACGCGCACGGCCTGGATGCGCTGCTGGGGCTCAAGGAAACCTTCAGGAACGACGGCGAAGTGCGCAACGAAGTCCGCGTCGCGATGTCGGTGGTGGCCCCGCCGTCGGTGGCCCACCGACTGCGGCTGGAACCCGGCGCGCAGGCGGTGTTCGTCGAACGGTTGCGTTTCCTGGGCAATCTGCCGCTCAGCCTCGACCTGACCTACCTGGCGCCCGATATCGGCGCCGAGGTACTCAAGCATCGGCTGGAGACCGACGACATCTTCGCGCTCATCGAGCAGGTCAGCGGCCAGGTTCTGGGTTCGGCGACGCTGGCGCTGGAAGCCATTCCCGCCGACGCCCATTCGGCGGCCACCCTGCAGGTGCCCGACGGGGCGCCGCTGCTCATGCTCGAGCGGCTCACCAGCCTCGACGACGGCCGGCCGGTCGACCTGGAGTACATCCGGATGCGCGGTGACCGAATCACCATGCGCGGCAATCTGATTAGGAGCAAGCCTTGA